TCATTTCCAGGCTTCAAAAGTAGAGCGAAAGCTCCCAACTTATTGGAATAAACAAAGATTAGTCATGCACACCAGGAATTAGGCTCTATTTGGTTGCTGCCGCATCTTTTGTTTGCCAAAAATGCAGTGTCGCTTGCTGTGTGTAACTACGACAATGCACGCTAAAAGTTTGGCGCTCGATTTCACCGCCGCACTTTTGGCAAGCCGCATTTAGATGTGTCCAGTTAAGGAAATTGACCAAACAGATCCTTAATGATTTAAGTTGTGTAGGAAAGTTTCCTATGTGCTCAAAGAAGTTTTGTTCTACATTTCTATGGGGTGGTACGGAATGCAGTGGCGTAGTGTATGATTCCATCATATGAACTTTATTTTATGTCTTCGGGACCACTAACACGTAAACCACGTCAAACCAAGAGAAATTAATATCCAAGAGAATGATTCAAAATTCTCATAGAATTTTTTCGAGTGTGAAAATCCTTATCCTTATTCAATGAGTAATTGAAAGGGTAAATGCATTTTTCGACATGTGGTCAATAGGTTGTACTTTCTTCCTTAACCCAGTGACATGTTAGTCTTTTATTTTCCCAGTAAGTCTATGTACTTTGAATTCctatgacctttcgacattttgtGGTGTTGCGAGTTATTATATATACAACACACATCTTATGTTTTTTTTTGTATTAGCTATTAGTTATTTCACGGACCCCGAATTCTAAAAAAATAAACAAGATTAACAACTACATCTAATTTTCTTAGGACATCTTGGTGTGTTCAGGTTAATTTTTATTAACAGATAAAGATTATCAGATTTATTAATAATCATTTACGATTTTTAGATTCATCAGGAATAATAAAAAAGAACCTAAAAAATAAAACACCACTTGTACTATACAGGTGACCCGGGTTCAATCCGGCAAATGGAACCTTTGTTtgttccctttctttcttacgcgcctttttttttttttttttgctatcttGACCCTGACGGTCCATTCAGTGATCGGACGGCGATGCTGCCCCGCTGTAGGGTTCAACGGGATCCATACCCAAGTCCCCAACCCCAGCAACGCATCCCTTTCCCGCCTgcgcacgccgccgccggcgatggTCGCCTCCGCCGACGACGTCGCCCCGTCAGCCGCCTCCGCCTACCTCGACCCCTCCTACTGGTTCGCTTTCCCTCCCTTCTCTTCTTCACCCTACCCCATCCTGACCGAGCAGAAGCAGCAGGCAATCTGATCTGACTCTGACGCGACAATGGACGACGGCCTGGCCGTGCGGCCGCCGCTCGCAGGGACGCGCGGTTCTGGAAGGAGGAGCACTACGAGTGGTTCAAGGACTTCTCCCACTTCCGCCACCTCGTCGCGCCGCTCCTCTCCCCGTCCCTCTCGGTGCGTTCCCTTCCCTTgccctctccctcctcctcctcctcctcctccttttgcCCCCAATCCTATCCTGTCGCGGAAGCGTCAGTGGTAAAGAGGAGCTCTGTTTGCGTGGGTGTAGGTCCTCGAGGTCGGGTGCGGCAACTCGCGGCTCGGGGAGGAGCTCCTGCGGGAGGGCGTCGCCGGCGGCATCACCTGCGTCGACCTGTCCCCCGTCGCCGTCCAGCGGATGCGCGACCGCCTCGCCGCTCAGGGCACCAAAGGTATATTTACTGGCCTTTCCTCGCCTAGTAGAAGATGCCCAGCACCATTTGGGTTGAGATTTTGGTCCTTTCTTCTTGAAGGCGTGGTCGCGTGGATGTTGTGGTGGCGGACATGCTCGATCTGCCGTTTGAGCAAGAGAGCTTTGACCTTGTGATTGAGAAGGGCACTATGGTATGGAATATTCATGAGCTTCTTCCGTTCTGTGTATTGCAAGTAATTCTTGCACAGTTGCGCAAATACTGATTAAAATGGATGAGCATTTAATCTAGAACCTGAAGGATAATTGGCGGTTAAGCATCTAATGTGTGCCCATAGTGCCTTGAAGTCATATAACTACTACAGACTGGCCAGAAAGGCAATCCCATGACCTCAGTTTGAGGGGTACATGTCGAGGTTTGGCCGACGCTTTAGTGTGCTAACCATATTACCGTGTATTGGAAGATAACCAGACAGCTATTTTTAGCACCATTGTTCACACTGTTAACAAGAACAAGAGAGGCTCGTGCAAAATCTCAACATGTACTGCCCTGGTTAAAAATTAAAACTTGAAGGATGGCTTGTTGCCTAGCGTTGAAATGAACTGATTCGTCTTTAGATGCAATACATCCattttacaacttttatttaacaaTAGTACAACAATATGTTGGAGTTGCGAAATGGTTTCAAAGCAGAACTTCTGCTGAAGTAAAATATATTCAGACAGGGAAGAGGACCTGGTCTGACATTCATGTCATCAATTAATCATCATTGGAAACAACCCACAACATGATGTATTCCATTCATTCTAATGGTTAGCGCTATTATTTTACATGATGTTGTATGTTACACTTAACAAAAGACCATCCTTTTGTACAGGATGTGTTGTTTGTGGACAGTGGCGATCCATGGGACCCCAATCCTACAACAGTGGATAACGTGATGAAAATGCTTAAATGTATCCACAGGGTTTTGAAGCCAGAAGGCAGTCTTTGTATCAATTACCTTTGGACAGGTTAGGGAGATTTACCAACAATCTTCTGTGTcagtcttcttttggtttttccACCTTTCGGTTTGGTCTGAAGATATTTCATCTACCTATTTACAGTATATAAATGTGCGCATTACATAGGAATGGGGTTTCTTTTTGAATGAAACCACTTTTCTCGTAGAACTATGTGTTACCGCACCATTGCTACTGGAAGATGATATTGTGAAATAGTTAAAGACTGTCTTTCCTATAGGATTAAATAAATAAGTAaagatgcaaaagtggatctgaaCTGAAGGCGGAATTGATGTCTTATTCTTTTTTATCTATTAATCTTCTGTTCTCAATGAAGTACTACTTTTCATATGTCAGCCACACTTTCGACGGCGATTTTTTGAAGCCCCTGAGTTTACATGGTGTGTTGAGTACAGTACCTTTGGCGATGGCTTCCATTATTTCTTCTACACTCTTAAGAAGGTTAATTATGTTCACTTCTATTGAACTCACTTGAGCCTATCAGTTTAGCTTGAATATTTACCTCATACAAATTAAGATTCTTCCATTATACAAGTTTTTTTATTGCTGCAACTACTTTCCCCTAGCGAAAAGCTATCATCTTAATTATTTGCCTTTCCTTAATCTCTAGGGCAAGAGATCACTGGAATCCAGCAGTTACCAAAATATACTACCTGCTGCTCCAAGAATAAATATGGTCCACGAAGAGCTCGAGAGCGAGGATTTTATATTCCTCACAAACCTTGATGAGCCATGAGCCGTGATTGGCAGCTTAACAAGCAACTGAGCTAACACATCAAAAGGGAGACCGGTCCAGCATTGGTGATCCTGCACCCCGtggtgatgttttttttttttctgggcAGCAAATGGGAATGATGCCTGTAAAATGTGTGATTTAGGATAGAATTAAATTTTGAGATTTTTGTCTAGTAATGCTATAATATAATACTGCAGTCTAGAAATTTATGTATGATCTTGTTTAAACATTATGACTTCCCTTTTGAAACCTATTGTTTCGACTTCTGGACATATGGAATGAAATTGCATTATTTCTGCTGTTATGTGAAATCCTTAAATCAGAGTACTTGTTAACTCGgccattccttttctttttcaaagttcatgttgtttttttatttttcaataaTTAATTCATGATGCTGTTAGACGCTGAACTTCtcaccattttttttttttgaggaaaggaACTTTCACCTAACTCCAGCCTTTAATTTAGTGTTACAAACTAAATAAAGATGAAAATTTGAAGCTGGCCCTGGTAGGATTGGGCGCCTGCTCCGGGTGCTGGCTGGCCCGTCCTAGAGGGCGTGCCGGGGCCGTACCTGGCCCAGTAGGATTGGGCTGTGCTTTACGGGCCTGTGCCGAGCCGGGCCGGGCAGCCCATATTCCTTCTATACGACTCACCTACGACAGCAGTCAGCACACAGAAAAGCCAAACCCGACCTCCGTGTCGCCGGCGCCCGGCGGGATGGCTTCGTCGGCGGCGTACCCTGACGCAGGACGAGAACCTGGAGGCCATCATCACCCGCATCGAGCAGAAGTCCCGAAAGATCGAGACCCTCCTTAAGCAGTACGCCCCTCTTTCCCTCTCCTCTCGACCCTCTCCACCCCTCACCTGCTTTTGATTCGCCCGCTCATTCCTCCGCGGCGTGGGGGCAGGTCGAAGCCGGTGGAGGCCCTGAAGACGGCGCTCGAGGGGTCGCCGCTCAAGACCCTCGACGAGCGATGCAAGGTTCGTTCGGTCTTGATATGGCTCGTCTCGTTTCTTCCGTGGATTCGATCTGGGTTTCTTGGATTGTTCATTCATGTCGGTTGCGCGCAGTCGGCGAACTGGATCGTGGTGCACCGCGCGATGATGGCGATCAGGGACGTCGACGGCATGTTCAACTCCCTCGATCCCGAGTACTACGATATCCTCATGAAGTAAGAGATACAACGTCTCCCCTGCTCCTTCCTTCCCAGATCCATATTTACTGGTCAGAGAAGGTCAGTGGTTTGCAATTCGAGTCCTGGCAATCACCAATTCCTAGTTGAGATTCCACAAGTAGATAACAATCACTGTATTATAAATTTTGTTGCATTGATCCACGGTGATCGTGTAATAATGGTATTGCTACAAAACTTTAGTTTTTTATTTGACATCAGTTTTGTGCCGCGGGCGACCATTGATGATTAGAACAGTTATGCTGTACCTGACATTGGTGATTTTCATTCTATCATGGTTGTTATGATTTGTCGTGCTGCTGTGTAGCTGGTTGGGATTTTAGGAAATTTTGTTTTGCTGCTGGAGTCTAGATGTTGCTTAATTGTGTGTTAATTATTGGGAAAATACATGAGAGAAAACACACAATGGAATTGGATTATACCATTACTTTTTGTGGTCAAGATGATAGAACATTTCGAATTATTTTATGGGACTGTACAACTTCCAGTAAAAAATGAGTGCATTCTAGAGTGCATGTAGTCAATCTATTTTATCCTTGGTAACAGTATCTTTATGTTTGTTTGGATCGACCATATGATTAGCAGTTCAGTGTAAAAAAATATTATAATTCGATTGGCCATACAAGTAATTTCGAATAGGAATTGCTGATCAAAGTAATGCTTTGGATTGGATGACACACCTGTTTTGTGAAAACTGTTCTATAAACATCAGTGTACCATTGACAAAATGACAATGAGTTTTGAGTTGTATGACTCAATACCTGAACAAGCTCTGTTCTGTAAACTACAGTGTACTATTGATAAAATGAAAATGAGTTGTATGACTCAATACCTGTACAAGCTTTGGATAGTATGGGATGCAGTTGGATGTGTGCATTTCTTGTTTAATATTGCTGTACATGATCGAATGAACATATGTGTATGCTGTTCAATATTCCTACGCTTGTCCACGTTATCACATCATCCTTATCTCGGTTTCACATTATTAAAGGTCGCTGTCATGCTGTGCCACTCACCTTAGAACTGTGGTAAAATTAAGTTAGCTGTACATCATTTTACTCACATGTATCTCATTATTTCTGTCTTGGAATTGTTGCCTTCTATGCTTCCTTTTATGCTAATCTGAAGATTATTTATCTCTAAATATCAATGTGATGCAGGTACCTTTATAGAGGTCTATCTACAGGGGATAGGCCAACATGTGACCAGTGCCTCAAAATTCATGAAAAACTGACTGAGAAGGCAGGCCTAGGCTGTATATTGCGGTCCCTTGCTGATACTGTGAACACTGTATGAGCTTTGTCTCTGCATGCTGAGGGTGGATATAACAAAGCTCTCTTCCTGCTCTTTACTGTGATAAATTACATCAGGCAACCTAGCTGTAATTTTTAACTAGATGTTCTGCATTATCTCTTTCTTTGCCATTAGGCAATTTCAGTTAGAGCATCATTGTACATTACTAGAATGGCCGAACTCTATTAAAATTGAAGCGATTTCTGTACCATCAGAGCTGAAGATGTCTTCTGACACCAATTATTACgcttccaacttatagttatgtTTTTTTTGAAAGGATGGCAAAATATTTGCCGCTATTTTTATTAGACGGATAAAAAGAAAAACTAATAGTTATGTTCTTGATCCTAAATTTGTATTATCTGGCTGTCAGAGCCCTTTTTTTTGTGCCTAATTGTGCCCTCCTCAATGCTCCGCTTCTTAATGTATTATTAAGTGCTTAGAATGGTTATTCCTCTTTCTTACCCACATGTATTTTCATACTAGCAAACAGAAAATGACATGCCCGCCCGTGATAAATGCTGAAAGTGAAATTAGTTCTATGGTGCTAGAATAACATCTAGCAATCATCTGAAAATGTTACTAGTATTAGCATTCTCATCTTGGTAATAATGTAAGTAAAACACTAGCTAAAAACATTGTCCTACCTGAAATGAATCCTAGAAGCCCTATCCGGTAGTTAAAACTCTGAAAAATATTTTCATAGACAAGCAATAAGCAGTATTGGTGAAAATATTACTGCATTATACTCCATGTTAATGACTTATAGACATAAGAGCAGATTTGCCTGCATATCTAGATTATATACTCCATGTCATTGACTTGTATAAACAGCCAAACTGCATTAAATCAGTGCAACAGCATTTTCAGCAACCTAGGAGTGATTCATATGAAAAGATTCATCTAAAAACAAAAGGTTCAAATttcaagaaaataaaaaaacaaaacaataaGGTTCACCCAGTGAAATGCATGTTTGCACACGAGCACGGCTAATAATAAGAATAATAATGATCTTCTGAAAACCATATACGATCAGAATGATTTTTTTGAACGGACATATACGATCAGAATGAATGACCTACAGCATAAATTAGCATACAAATTAAAAGGTCTTATGATGGCATCAAAAGCTAAATGCTAGAAGTAGAACACAACATCAAATTAAAGCAAATAAATGAACATGCAAATAATGTACTGAAGTGAAACCATTTTATTATATCCGTCAGTACTAGTATCTGTCAGTACTAGTAATATCTCCAAATAAACTGGACCATCTCCAGGATTTTTTCCCCGAGGGAACAAACGGCTTATTACCGGAAACATAGGATCGACTACCCCGATCATACCATTCGATCAACCAACATTACAAGTGCAAGAACCCATTAGAATGAAGCCTATGATAGCTCATATGACGACAATACAAGAGCTAGAACATGATGGGATCTGAACAGCAACCGGCAGAGATCCCCATGAGCCCATCCATGGCCTGCCCCGGCATGTCATCGAGCAGCCAGTCCTCGAGCAGCGAGAAGGTAGCCGTGCTCGCTCCCATCACCGCCGGCGCCACCACCATCTCCAACGTCGACGACTTGTTAACATCACCGCCGGTCATCACCATCTGTTCCTGGCAAACGATGTTGGCTGCTGCAGCGTCTTGCTCTTCCTGGAACTCTTGCATGGCGATCTGCTTGCAGTTATTAgctgtcgctgctgctgctgctggtgacgGCCTCATCATCCATGCCTGGAAGAGGTCGGAGACGCCGGTAGTGGTGGTCTCATTGTTGCTTGGTGCGCCGCTGCAGGCGGTGTTGGGGTAGCTGTTCATGGGCTGCTGCATTCCTTGGAGGCTgtggtggctgctgctgctgctggggctGTAGTAGTTTGGGCTGCAGGTGACTGCATTGGAGGAGGCAGTGGTTTGGAAGGAGTCGGCTGCCGGTTGTTGCAGCCTCTTTACCTTCTTCTTGAGGTGTGTGTTCCAGTAGTTCTTGATGTCGTTGTCGGTTCTTTGAGGGAGGTAGGAGGCTATGGCTGCCCACCTGCATGAAAGCACAAGAGATATATATGAGATACCAAACTATATATATTAAGATTTAAGAGGAAGGCAGATGTGGAAAAAAAAGTTTTTGAAGCCATAGATTATGCTTTATACAGTTAGTCAATAGTCATGGATTTGCTTGACCTACTTCAAGGCTTCAAGCCTATTTGAAATAGAACTGAATGGATTTTCAAGCTGATGATGGATATATGAAGTTGATGAGTTGAAGAAAGTTACAAATCTATGCTAGGTTAAATgtaacttttttttttggttcttaCAGAGTGATACATCAACAATTTTAAGAGGtttaaaaaaaacatattttaGGAATAACGGTGATTACTTGTTGCCAAGCAATGCCTGGAGGTGGATGATGATCCCTTCCTCATGAGGAGTGAAGTTCCCACGCTTGATCCCAGGCCTGAGGTAGTTGGTCCACCGCAGCCTGCAGCTCTTGCTGCACCTCATCAACCCTAAAAAAAACATGTGTAACATCAAAGAATCAAACACACTGCTTCTCTCTCAATGAAAACCAAAACCAAGCACAACTCTCAACATGTATATATGTACAATCCCTTCAGTGAAAATCTGCTCTAGTGAGCAAAGCAAGGAGAGAGTTCGGCGAACCAACCTGTGTTCTCTGGCACAGACCGCCAGTTCCCGGGGCCGTGCTGCTGGATGTAGGAGACGAGCACGATGTCCTCCTCGGGCGTCCATGGCCCTTTCTTGACGCCGACGCCGTTGTCGCAGCACGGTGGCCTCCCCATGCCTGCTGCTTGCTGTCTCCTACCTCGGACGATCGATACACCTAGCAAGCAAGCAGCTAGCTACCCCTAGAGCTAGTCTAGCTTGGCTAGTAGATATAGTAGGCAagtagttgaagaacaagaagatgGGAAGCTGTGGCTGCTGCCTACACAGCCACGGCGGCCCCTGCACAACGGCCTTCTCCCTGGAACCCTCTGCTGATACGATATCGGCCTCCTTTTATTCTAGGACTAGGACACGCCAGCAGGCAGCAGGCCCTAGCTGCTTTATCTCCTACCTGTCCTCTTGCACAGGTGCCCTAGCTAGGTAGCTGCATGTGAGTGCTTATATACTGCATGACCTCATATAAGCCACTCTCTGTGCTGTGCTCCCTTTTGATCTGGCACTGTTGCTTTCCAATGCAAAAGTCAGTCAGGTGATCACATGAATGGGCGTCTCTCTTGCTCCGGGTGTGATCTTTGCTTTGTTGCATGCGCTGCTTTTGCGTGTGCAAGCCAAGAACACACGGCCGGTTGACGTATTGCTGGAGGACTCCTTTTCTGCTGTGGCGCTCATGAAGGGAGTAATTGCTTGCGTTTGTCTGTGTCTCTTCAGATTTCTTGGGCATTGATGAGgatcgtgtgtgtgtgtgactgtgTGTGCGCACCTGGCACATGCAGGTTGGCTCTTCTCTCCTCCAGATTCAGAGCCTCAGAGGGCCTCTCTCAAGAATCTGCAGGAAAATCAAATCACTTGCTATACACATTGCTGAAATTTTAAACTCTTCTCTATATCCTCTAGATTGGGATTCGGATCGGAGCGGAGCAGAGAATTACCCGCACCATTTGTCCATTTTCACTCCTAATTGGGGATCTGTATGGTGTATCCTGCGCGCGCAAGTATCGATGACCACCTTTCCTCATAGATAGATTTAAAACCCTAGACACAACATGGAGGATACATCATACATGATTGCATGAACATGTCAGCAGACGGCCAGAGGCAGAGTCAGAAATGCGATTATTTTCCCTTTTTTTATGGGGGAGGGGGGCAGCTAACacaaattttcatgaaatttaaTGAAATTTTAAAGTTTCTAGTTAAAATTTGTTACCTTGGAACCACTTCAACCACATCTAAAAAAGAGTTTCAGATCTTAAAAGTTTCacaccatttattaattttcCCACCAAATAGAAACATTTATTTTTCACATTTCAGAGATGTGGTATGTTTATTTAATTTAATGGGAATTCAATATATACACAACCAACTCACCAGTCATCATTAATATTTCATATGTCAATAAACATTAATTACAAGACAAAAAGTTTATTCATATATATTGTACACATATGCACAATGAAGTTAAATTAATTAGTTTCAGCCTTGTTCATCACTCGAGAAGTGATCgaaaccttttttttttctatcACCATCCTGCCATCAAGGTGAAAGAACTGTGGTCATCCCTGTGACAAATTTTGTGATGGACCTTTCTCACTGAGATGGCAAGAAAAAAATAGAGATCTAAA
This sequence is a window from Miscanthus floridulus cultivar M001 chromosome 10, ASM1932011v1, whole genome shotgun sequence. Protein-coding genes within it:
- the LOC136485239 gene encoding transcription factor MYB60-like, encoding MGRPPCCDNGVGVKKGPWTPEEDIVLVSYIQQHGPGNWRSVPENTGLMRCSKSCRLRWTNYLRPGIKRGNFTPHEEGIIIHLQALLGNKWAAIASYLPQRTDNDIKNYWNTHLKKKVKRLQQPAADSFQTTASSNAVTCSPNYYSPSSSSSHHSLQGMQQPMNSYPNTACSGAPSNNETTTTGVSDLFQAWMMRPSPAAAAATANNCKQIAMQEFQEEQDAAAANIVCQEQMVMTGGDVNKSSTLEMVVAPAVMGASTATFSLLEDWLLDDMPGQAMDGLMGISAGCCSDPIMF